The Rosa rugosa chromosome 3, drRosRugo1.1, whole genome shotgun sequence sequence TTGTGACCGGAGAAGCCTCCGACAAGTGTCACAAGGAGAAGCGAAAGACGGTGAATGGCGACGACATTTGCTGGGCCTTATCCACGCTGGGGTTCGACGACTACTCGGAGCCGCTGAAGAGGTACTTGAACAGGTTCAGGGAATTGGAGGGGGAGAAGGCTCAGCAGAGCAAGGCCAACAGCGGCGGTGAAGATCAAAGGAACGAAGTAGCGGAAGTGTCACCGACAAGAGCAAGTACTACTTCCACTTCTAATCCATTAGTGAAGTTCAATATGATCAATGAAAGGGGTAATAGCTCAATCTCTCGGCGATTTTGAATGGTATGAAGCTAGAGGTAATATACTTAATTACTTTTAATTGGTCTTAAAAAATTGTATGTGTTATAACATGACCATGGGTGGGTTTAATTTTAGGCTacgtttctttttctttccatctGGTGTGGTTTACTTCCTTAATTGACTGCTACAAGCTCAATAATTATGTAAAAATGTTGGAGCTAATCCTCTATGTCTTTACAAATATGAGGAATTTGAGTgcccaaaaaaacaaaatatgatCTTTTGTTATAACTGGTTATGTGAGATACATAGATATGGTGAGCTATATGTCCTTGTTGTCTATCTGG is a genomic window containing:
- the LOC133738283 gene encoding nuclear transcription factor Y subunit B-4; this encodes MEMVDNRGNNNNISPDSREGFNYNFAGDRHHHDEVIKEQDRLLPIANVGRIMKQILPPNAKISKEAKETMQECVSEFISFVTGEASDKCHKEKRKTVNGDDICWALSTLGFDDYSEPLKRYLNRFRELEGEKAQQSKANSGGEDQRNEVAEVSPTRASTTSTSNPLVKFNMINERGNSSISRRF